Proteins encoded within one genomic window of Cytophagales bacterium:
- a CDS encoding YHYH protein → MKQLARSIFLLSALVLAACSNGDDNSIIDEPAEGILTPIAAFDEFNSEAVTISFDGNEIKIESNGVPNHTSPYWEETNPLYIEPVVALALTPGRIGGNRSYTVTVPAAPELAASSTATGLGPIGIAVTGVPIFNHMEGGNRPIEEMIAETFDYAGAHNGPSGYHYHIESSNIPENTVLSHDDEKLVGIMADGFLLYGRREADGSYPTDLDESGGHFGVTPHSNGEEVYHYHIINEFFFGNVIALFAVDLKGTPNAIM, encoded by the coding sequence ATGAAACAGTTAGCTCGATCAATTTTTCTTCTTTCCGCCCTGGTATTGGCCGCTTGTAGCAATGGCGATGACAATTCAATTATCGATGAACCTGCAGAAGGGATACTCACTCCAATAGCTGCCTTTGATGAATTCAATTCGGAGGCTGTTACCATTTCTTTTGACGGCAATGAAATTAAGATTGAATCAAATGGAGTGCCCAATCATACCTCTCCTTATTGGGAAGAGACCAACCCGTTATACATTGAGCCGGTTGTGGCATTGGCGTTAACACCTGGCCGCATCGGTGGTAACCGGAGCTATACAGTGACTGTGCCGGCTGCGCCAGAATTAGCTGCTTCAAGTACGGCTACGGGACTAGGGCCGATTGGTATCGCGGTAACAGGTGTTCCCATTTTTAATCATATGGAAGGAGGGAATCGGCCGATAGAAGAAATGATCGCTGAGACTTTCGATTACGCAGGTGCACATAATGGACCTAGTGGCTATCACTATCACATTGAGTCTTCTAATATCCCTGAAAATACCGTGTTGTCACATGACGATGAAAAATTGGTAGGCATCATGGCGGATGGCTTTTTGTTGTATGGAAGAAGGGAAGCGGATGGGTCTTATCCCACAGATCTGGACGAATCTGGAGGACATTTTGGCGTGACACCTCACAGTAATGGAGAAGAGGTCTACCATTATCACATC
- a CDS encoding sigma-70 family RNA polymerase sigma factor has product MQDAVSSSFEQVIEDNKASIYRICKVYAMSPDQPEDLFQEVVFQVWKSFAGFNGNSNINTWVYRIALNVCLQHKKQTERKQEKTIRLEAIQFQLSERVSDNGLEERQAALYQCLKSLDDLDRTIVIMVLDGNPYKEISAVTQLTENHIAVKMKRIKKTLLTCINLKID; this is encoded by the coding sequence ATGCAAGACGCAGTTAGTTCATCATTTGAGCAAGTCATTGAAGACAACAAAGCGAGTATCTATCGGATATGTAAGGTCTATGCCATGTCGCCGGATCAGCCGGAAGACCTTTTTCAGGAAGTAGTTTTTCAGGTGTGGAAATCATTTGCCGGCTTCAATGGGAATTCCAATATCAATACCTGGGTATACAGAATTGCGCTCAATGTGTGCTTGCAACATAAGAAACAGACTGAAAGAAAGCAGGAGAAGACCATACGACTTGAGGCCATTCAATTTCAATTGTCAGAAAGGGTGTCGGATAATGGACTGGAGGAAAGGCAAGCAGCACTGTATCAATGCTTGAAATCTCTGGATGATTTGGATCGAACGATTGTCATCATGGTCCTGGATGGGAATCCCTATAAAGAAATCTCGGCCGTGACTCAACTCACAGAGAATCACATCGCTGTGAAGATGAAGCGGATTAAGAAAACATTGCTAACATGTATCAATTTGAAAATAGACTAA
- a CDS encoding D-arabinono-1,4-lactone oxidase — translation MENQSIWGLIKYRLMNLFGLQRPEPEPTKVQQTHTETHKSNIDTMSNPISDYTWKNTSQTLTATPGTFYQASDKDDLINIVKDAVSNGKKVRVTGGRHSWYPLVMTDEDVDGGTLKGSDFCLIDVSAMKTITKEKTDAGLYLVNIEPGATMGDLEQATMGEWPDNPAPDPLVALPTNGVIPTELQIGGFVGAGCHGTGWDQPTIPDLIYSVEMILVDENKNVTVRTFSEENEDDPMDVIRVNLGTMGIMTKITLKGEPLFCIHGTDTTDTLMSDVISRQPDASNHPLKDLVEDEDVNYLELFWFPFNESKTDLELRLLPDLEKTKVWKKMGKALKNEEGTISPDCPRDVPSQVWDNLETKFGKFVYTEIAKMSSGNVLENATVEGLLKLMSFMAYKQATDDYIAPATRFYHYQKSAFPVLDFSFAIPMDASTDPYYDVISKAWYAVVDAVDEYARTKEHFYERYPVNVTLHARFIKNSQSVLSPAYQPAGSETHTCWIEFLSGSPTPDAPDEDWYQNYMATWQEFCKLIGQKWIDLGGRPHWAKEWQILDTPEINIYQKLQDMYGDNLTQFKTLRDQLDPTETFLYSWTEKIFQG, via the coding sequence ATGGAAAATCAATCGATTTGGGGCCTTATCAAATACCGCCTCATGAACCTTTTTGGCCTGCAGCGGCCAGAACCTGAACCCACAAAAGTTCAACAGACCCATACGGAAACACATAAATCCAACATAGACACAATGAGCAATCCAATTTCTGATTACACCTGGAAAAATACTTCCCAGACCCTCACGGCTACTCCGGGAACTTTTTATCAGGCATCCGATAAGGATGATTTGATCAACATCGTAAAAGATGCCGTGAGTAACGGGAAGAAAGTCCGGGTCACGGGTGGCAGGCATTCCTGGTATCCCCTGGTAATGACGGACGAAGACGTAGATGGCGGTACGCTGAAGGGTAGTGACTTCTGCCTTATCGATGTGAGTGCCATGAAGACCATCACCAAAGAGAAAACTGATGCCGGGTTATACCTGGTCAATATAGAGCCTGGTGCCACGATGGGCGACCTGGAGCAAGCTACGATGGGCGAATGGCCGGATAATCCTGCTCCTGATCCATTGGTGGCGCTTCCCACAAATGGCGTGATTCCTACGGAATTGCAAATTGGTGGTTTTGTTGGAGCCGGCTGTCATGGTACCGGATGGGATCAACCCACGATACCCGATCTGATCTACTCAGTGGAAATGATTCTTGTGGATGAAAACAAGAATGTGACTGTGAGAACCTTTAGCGAGGAAAATGAGGACGACCCAATGGACGTGATCCGTGTGAACCTGGGTACGATGGGCATCATGACCAAAATTACGTTGAAGGGTGAACCGCTGTTTTGTATTCATGGTACCGACACGACCGATACCCTGATGTCCGACGTGATCAGTCGACAGCCAGATGCAAGCAACCACCCTTTAAAAGATCTGGTCGAGGATGAAGATGTGAATTACCTCGAGCTGTTTTGGTTCCCTTTCAATGAGAGCAAAACCGACCTGGAATTGAGGCTTTTGCCGGATCTGGAAAAAACGAAAGTGTGGAAGAAAATGGGCAAAGCGCTCAAGAACGAAGAGGGTACGATCTCGCCTGATTGTCCAAGGGATGTACCTAGCCAGGTATGGGATAATCTGGAGACCAAGTTTGGTAAATTCGTTTATACGGAGATTGCCAAAATGTCGAGTGGAAATGTATTGGAAAATGCGACGGTTGAAGGCCTGTTAAAGCTCATGAGCTTCATGGCCTATAAACAGGCAACTGACGACTATATCGCTCCCGCTACGCGATTCTATCATTATCAGAAGTCCGCATTTCCGGTGCTTGATTTTTCCTTTGCCATTCCAATGGATGCATCCACAGACCCTTACTATGACGTGATCTCCAAGGCCTGGTATGCGGTGGTAGATGCCGTTGACGAGTATGCCAGAACCAAAGAGCATTTTTATGAGCGCTACCCGGTGAATGTGACCCTTCATGCACGCTTTATTAAAAATAGCCAGTCCGTTCTTTCTCCTGCCTACCAGCCCGCTGGTTCGGAAACACACACCTGCTGGATTGAGTTTCTGTCTGGTTCACCCACCCCGGATGCACCAGACGAAGATTGGTACCAGAATTATATGGCGACCTGGCAGGAATTTTGCAAACTCATCGGTCAAAAATGGATTGACCTGGGCGGTCGACCACACTGGGCGAAAGAATGGCAAATATTGGACACACCCGAGATCAATATCTACCAGAAACTGCAGGATATGTACGGAGATAATTTAACGCAATTCAAAACGCTGCGTGATCAACTGGATCCCACAGAAACGTTCCTGTACTCCTGGACAGAGAAGATCTTCCAGGGATAG
- a CDS encoding prolyl oligopeptidase family serine peptidase → MQKISFWQTWLVAGLLMAMPTIVSAQEGEFTLDDLFATPKLTGTTPSRPVWSPNSEHFAFSWNEPGNPGRGLWISTSDGREVRLTSDTASASVRDIVWTDANTIVSLRGSNLWQTRLSEKDDLQLMSVETGAHNLSLSPSGNQAVYIVNGDLWLADISSKQNRQLTEIGIASLSSLPKGRYSRPEREIGPGFWSGPTYKWSPDGKTIAFHVVDRREMRKVPFPDYLAAETNPNEVRRGYPGDPNEIRRVGLLDVASGNIKYLDLPDPHANQVIDFNWSPDGVLLVDIASDTAIERKLFVVAPGESQLHEIWRGVRESRMYTSFGSTWHPDGKKVVFLSDMGDRYGLYTIDASPSKDRPRLLTDPSYDVLSTPSVTGDALFYAGNGVNPYEQHIYRLNMSGGDPVQVTRLSGRNDGYHSPDGRHLAFMHSNDTSPPELYVVSSEGGDATRITHSPLSAFTERTWAAADYVSFPSLVDDYTLHARILKPSNMQPGKKYPVLFGPVYSNTARNRWAGNYSLVQHLLAKKGYIIVQVDSRGSNGYGRAFREEFLLGFADQDIEDYASAVSYMESLDYVDPDRIGIWGSSYGGTLSVYSLLMKPGLFQVGVAAAAAVDPLFFGTDDVAIVRRPQTHPEIFERKALNYAANLEDKLLFIHGLQDHVVPFKTTAVLAEELIKQGKDFDFAFAPGATHGWSRERNYNRYLFGKLIEYFDRHLAAPSE, encoded by the coding sequence ATGCAAAAAATCTCTTTTTGGCAAACATGGCTAGTAGCAGGCTTACTGATGGCGATGCCTACAATAGTTTCAGCACAGGAAGGAGAGTTCACACTTGATGACCTGTTCGCAACACCAAAACTGACAGGAACCACCCCGTCCCGGCCTGTCTGGTCACCGAACAGCGAGCACTTTGCTTTTTCCTGGAATGAACCAGGAAATCCTGGGCGTGGCCTCTGGATATCCACAAGCGATGGGAGGGAAGTGCGCCTCACTTCTGATACAGCATCCGCGTCAGTGCGCGATATTGTCTGGACTGACGCGAATACCATTGTCAGCCTGCGAGGAAGCAACCTATGGCAGACAAGGCTGAGCGAGAAAGACGACCTCCAGTTGATGTCCGTCGAGACAGGTGCACATAACTTGTCGTTATCGCCAAGCGGCAACCAGGCGGTATATATTGTGAACGGTGATCTGTGGCTCGCAGACATCTCTTCCAAACAGAATCGCCAGCTTACCGAAATCGGCATCGCCAGTCTCTCGAGCTTACCGAAAGGGCGCTACAGCCGACCGGAACGTGAAATTGGTCCAGGTTTCTGGAGTGGGCCAACGTACAAGTGGTCTCCGGATGGTAAGACGATCGCGTTTCATGTCGTAGACCGACGTGAGATGAGAAAGGTGCCGTTCCCGGATTATCTCGCTGCCGAAACCAACCCCAACGAGGTACGCCGAGGTTATCCGGGCGACCCAAACGAGATACGCAGGGTTGGCCTGCTCGATGTAGCAAGCGGTAACATCAAGTACCTCGATTTGCCAGACCCACACGCCAACCAGGTCATCGACTTCAACTGGTCACCGGACGGTGTTTTGCTGGTGGATATTGCATCCGACACGGCGATTGAACGTAAGTTGTTTGTCGTTGCACCCGGAGAAAGCCAACTGCACGAGATTTGGCGAGGTGTGCGAGAGAGCCGCATGTACACATCGTTTGGATCTACCTGGCATCCCGATGGAAAGAAAGTCGTTTTTTTAAGCGATATGGGTGATCGCTACGGCCTTTATACGATCGATGCCTCACCGTCTAAGGATCGTCCGCGGCTCCTGACAGACCCGTCCTACGATGTGCTGTCTACCCCAAGTGTTACAGGTGATGCACTGTTTTACGCAGGCAATGGCGTTAACCCATACGAACAACACATTTATCGACTGAATATGTCCGGTGGCGATCCCGTGCAGGTGACGCGCCTTTCGGGTCGGAACGATGGATACCATTCACCGGATGGTCGGCACCTGGCGTTCATGCACAGCAACGACACATCACCGCCCGAGCTTTACGTGGTAAGCAGCGAGGGGGGTGATGCTACGCGTATAACCCACTCACCATTATCGGCCTTCACGGAGCGAACCTGGGCAGCTGCGGATTACGTTAGTTTTCCCAGTCTTGTAGATGACTACACGCTGCATGCCCGGATATTGAAACCTTCCAATATGCAACCCGGCAAGAAGTATCCTGTGCTGTTTGGGCCCGTTTATTCGAATACAGCGAGGAATCGCTGGGCCGGCAACTACAGCCTCGTACAACACCTGTTGGCCAAGAAGGGATATATTATCGTGCAGGTGGATTCACGTGGTAGCAACGGTTATGGCCGAGCATTCCGTGAAGAATTCCTGCTGGGGTTTGCCGACCAGGACATTGAGGATTATGCAAGTGCCGTTTCCTACATGGAGTCACTGGATTATGTCGATCCCGATCGCATCGGTATCTGGGGCAGTAGTTACGGAGGCACACTGTCTGTTTATTCGCTGTTGATGAAGCCGGGCTTATTCCAGGTGGGTGTTGCTGCAGCTGCGGCGGTAGACCCGCTGTTCTTTGGTACAGACGATGTTGCGATTGTTCGTCGCCCACAGACACACCCGGAAATTTTCGAAAGAAAGGCGCTCAACTATGCAGCGAATCTCGAGGATAAACTACTGTTCATCCACGGCCTCCAGGATCATGTGGTACCCTTTAAGACGACTGCCGTGTTGGCTGAGGAACTAATTAAACAGGGCAAGGATTTTGACTTTGCATTTGCACCGGGCGCTACGCATGGATGGAGTCGTGAGCGGAATTACAATCGCTACCTGTTTGGCAAGTTAATCGAATACTTTGACCGACACCTGGCCGCACCATCTGAGTAG
- a CDS encoding LytTR family DNA-binding domain-containing protein codes for MSPISCLIIDDDELARELLETYVGRIPFLTCHRSFENPLEGLSFLQSNTVDLLFLDIQMPEIKGTDFAELIARTKSKIVFTTAYSEYAIKGFELNALDYLLKPITFNRFLSAVDKFPRDASMGDLHADHIVIKSGYDLHRIAFHEILYIVSDSEYVHYHLENGNKIIANQSLRKLALSLPDNFLQVHRSYVVNGKKVSGLKGRELLIGNHPIPISDRYYEATKIKLFS; via the coding sequence ATGAGTCCAATCAGTTGTTTAATTATCGATGATGATGAGCTGGCAAGAGAATTGCTTGAAACCTATGTAGGAAGAATACCTTTCCTTACCTGTCATAGATCATTTGAAAATCCACTGGAAGGACTGTCTTTTCTTCAATCCAATACGGTGGATCTTTTGTTTCTGGACATTCAGATGCCTGAAATAAAGGGTACGGACTTTGCAGAATTGATTGCCCGAACTAAGTCCAAAATTGTTTTCACCACCGCCTATTCCGAATATGCCATAAAAGGGTTCGAATTGAATGCGCTGGATTATTTATTGAAACCCATCACCTTCAATCGGTTTTTGAGTGCTGTTGATAAATTCCCTCGGGATGCATCAATGGGTGATTTACATGCTGACCATATCGTGATTAAATCAGGATACGATCTCCATAGAATAGCCTTTCACGAAATCTTGTACATAGTAAGCGACAGTGAATACGTACACTATCATTTGGAAAATGGAAATAAGATCATTGCTAATCAATCCTTGAGAAAGCTCGCCCTATCATTGCCTGACAACTTCCTACAAGTACATCGATCTTATGTCGTTAATGGTAAAAAGGTATCGGGTTTAAAAGGACGTGAATTACTCATTGGAAATCATCCTATTCCAATTAGTGATCGGTACTATGAAGCCACCAAGATTAAGCTATTTTCCTAA
- a CDS encoding histidine kinase, with translation MNPLKRYFFQLLSWFGVWCIVWVSMSSEIHFIRANGPSFVLQSILLFGLVYYAIPKLLFKNRLLGFLIVIILSVLLTSYLAMEFGPPRIVRQDLPRPDRAPPFVDSRFFRQLLIMSITCLIAVAIETFTLAQQKQQSELLAKAELMESELKFLKMQINPHFLFNALNNIYALSVTNSEKTQEGINTLSLMLRYVLYDCEQPQIELRKELEYIAHFIELFKLKSSDTYNIQFIEEVESHTIRIAPMLFVPFIENSFKHSGIEKRGDSFVNIQIVATSKELEFSVENSLPVHPHNTDSQGGIGIQNVKKRLQLLYPGTHLLEIKEMDTFKINLKLMLT, from the coding sequence ATGAATCCACTGAAGAGGTACTTTTTTCAATTGCTGTCCTGGTTTGGGGTTTGGTGTATCGTATGGGTATCTATGAGTTCGGAAATTCACTTCATTCGAGCAAACGGCCCTTCATTTGTCCTTCAATCCATTTTGCTTTTTGGCCTGGTTTATTATGCCATACCTAAGCTGTTATTTAAAAACAGGCTGCTCGGTTTTTTAATTGTGATTATTCTTTCGGTTCTTTTGACGTCTTATCTCGCCATGGAATTTGGGCCTCCACGAATCGTTCGGCAAGATCTTCCAAGGCCAGACAGGGCGCCACCTTTCGTGGATTCACGCTTTTTCAGGCAACTCCTGATCATGTCCATTACTTGTTTGATAGCAGTAGCCATAGAGACATTCACGCTGGCCCAACAAAAGCAGCAAAGCGAATTATTGGCTAAAGCTGAATTGATGGAAAGTGAGTTGAAATTCCTTAAGATGCAGATCAACCCTCACTTTCTATTCAATGCCCTGAACAACATTTATGCCTTATCAGTGACCAATTCCGAAAAAACACAAGAGGGCATCAATACCCTGTCTTTGATGTTGCGATATGTTCTTTATGATTGTGAACAACCGCAAATAGAATTGAGAAAGGAATTGGAATACATTGCGCATTTCATCGAACTATTCAAACTCAAGAGCAGTGACACCTACAACATTCAATTTATCGAGGAAGTGGAATCACACACGATCAGGATTGCGCCAATGCTATTTGTACCTTTTATTGAGAATTCATTCAAACACAGTGGTATCGAAAAGAGAGGCGATAGCTTTGTTAACATTCAAATCGTAGCTACGAGTAAGGAGCTTGAATTTTCGGTAGAAAACAGCCTTCCTGTGCATCCGCACAACACAGATTCACAAGGAGGCATCGGCATTCAAAATGTCAAAAAAAGACTTCAATTGCTCTACCCAGGCACCCACCTCCTGGAGATAAAGGAAATGGATACTTTCAAGATTAATCTAAAGTTGATGCTCACATGA
- a CDS encoding Gfo/Idh/MocA family oxidoreductase gives MKRKLNVGIVGASANGGWSPVAHIPALKALENIELEALCTSRPESAKAASEAFGIDRAYYNINDIVRQSDLDIISCVVNIPSHYEVVKAALENEKHVYCEWPLGATVEETEELANLANQKGVVSAIGLQGHGSPELLYIKNLVETGWFGQIVNIRMALQSKTSLEKASRKAWENEKHRRATLFSIVGGHTLYYLTHVIGGISELSADLSTQIKELRLRDTGEKISNEIYDQILIQGKLGDDIPFSTQLTAIPNKATGWQIEIYGTKGRIVATSPVMPQITPIAIQGAKGEDELMTMVAPPEYLTIEGLPDGPARNVGINYGNMAEAIVNGEEFHPNFQDALMMHRLLDTIELSSEEKRTIKLSTTKNKAN, from the coding sequence ATGAAAAGAAAGTTAAACGTAGGTATAGTCGGAGCTAGTGCCAATGGAGGCTGGAGTCCCGTTGCACATATACCTGCATTAAAAGCACTTGAAAATATAGAACTTGAGGCGCTGTGCACAAGTCGACCTGAATCTGCAAAAGCTGCCTCAGAAGCATTCGGCATTGATCGAGCCTACTATAACATTAATGATATCGTAAGACAGTCCGATCTAGATATCATCTCTTGTGTTGTAAACATTCCGAGCCATTATGAAGTAGTAAAAGCAGCTTTGGAAAATGAAAAACACGTTTACTGCGAATGGCCCCTGGGAGCTACTGTAGAAGAGACTGAAGAACTGGCGAATCTCGCTAACCAGAAAGGAGTTGTATCAGCAATCGGACTGCAAGGTCACGGATCACCTGAATTGCTTTATATAAAGAATCTTGTTGAAACTGGTTGGTTTGGTCAAATTGTCAATATTAGGATGGCATTACAATCCAAGACTTCATTAGAGAAAGCATCAAGAAAAGCCTGGGAAAATGAGAAACATCGAAGGGCAACATTGTTTTCAATTGTTGGAGGTCACACGCTTTACTACTTGACTCATGTCATAGGGGGCATTTCGGAACTCTCGGCAGATTTATCAACTCAGATTAAAGAGTTGAGATTAAGAGATACAGGTGAAAAGATCTCAAACGAGATCTATGATCAGATTCTAATTCAAGGAAAGTTAGGAGACGACATTCCATTCTCTACCCAGCTTACGGCAATCCCCAACAAAGCGACAGGATGGCAAATCGAAATCTATGGAACCAAAGGAAGAATTGTTGCTACCTCACCAGTTATGCCCCAGATTACACCTATCGCAATTCAGGGTGCTAAAGGTGAAGATGAACTTATGACGATGGTAGCACCCCCAGAGTATCTAACAATAGAAGGTCTACCCGATGGTCCCGCAAGAAATGTTGGAATTAACTATGGAAATATGGCAGAAGCAATTGTAAACGGAGAGGAATTTCATCCGAACTTTCAAGATGCGTTAATGATGCACAGGCTCCTAGATACAATTGAGCTCTCCTCTGAAGAAAAAAGAACAATAAAACTCTCTACAACAAAAAATAAAGCGAATTAA
- a CDS encoding VOC family protein, translating into MKLAFKAIALISMIGLNLITFAQDADQKSNMKGLRTTIYQVNDINAAKQWYSKAFNTDPYFDEPFYVGFNIGGYELGLQPDDTAPDIKTKTVISYWGVDDIQKTYDFLLSIGAKANEKPTNVGGAIMTATVLDPWGNILGIIYNPEFTVSEE; encoded by the coding sequence ATGAAACTAGCCTTCAAAGCAATTGCCCTTATTTCGATGATAGGCCTAAATTTGATCACCTTCGCTCAGGATGCAGACCAAAAAAGTAATATGAAAGGACTAAGAACCACGATCTATCAGGTTAACGATATCAATGCGGCCAAACAATGGTATTCCAAGGCATTCAACACCGATCCTTATTTTGATGAACCCTTTTATGTGGGTTTCAATATCGGTGGATATGAACTGGGGCTGCAACCTGATGATACGGCACCAGACATCAAGACGAAAACGGTCATCAGCTATTGGGGAGTGGATGATATTCAAAAGACCTACGACTTTCTCCTTTCAATCGGTGCTAAAGCAAATGAAAAGCCTACCAACGTAGGAGGCGCAATCATGACTGCTACTGTCCTTGACCCCTGGGGCAATATTTTAGGGATCATTTATAATCCGGAGTTTACTGTTTCTGAAGAATAG
- a CDS encoding DUF1428 domain-containing protein, with translation MSGYIDGFVFPIPCVHLEAYRSVAGQVAEIWKEHGALEYFEYVGADLHLEGTRSFIDAVESKEDEVVIFGWVLFPSEEVRVQANQQVPKDPRMAELIAPLMNPSTLIFDASRMVYGGFQPLIASGRVAQS, from the coding sequence ATGTCAGGATATATAGATGGATTTGTATTTCCGATCCCGTGTGTTCACCTCGAAGCATATCGAAGTGTGGCTGGGCAAGTCGCGGAGATTTGGAAAGAACATGGAGCGCTGGAGTACTTCGAGTATGTTGGAGCAGACTTGCATTTAGAAGGGACGCGTTCTTTTATCGATGCGGTAGAATCGAAAGAAGACGAGGTTGTCATATTTGGCTGGGTATTGTTTCCTTCCGAGGAGGTTCGTGTGCAAGCCAACCAACAAGTCCCCAAAGATCCGAGAATGGCCGAATTGATTGCTCCATTGATGAATCCTTCAACATTGATCTTTGATGCGAGCAGGATGGTTTATGGTGGTTTTCAGCCATTGATTGCTTCCGGTAGGGTCGCACAAAGTTGA
- a CDS encoding DUF2262 domain-containing protein: MKQLTVESFVEQKSKSKVTVNITPELLKRDGFAQDLSSEQDNSSVVELSTFNATTSIWDQEVKVSFDGNEIEKKSTFIEFINLRLQDIESSKELIQKRLVVDLLELKNTVWIDDRQLSAEEFINKLSFSEIVFYVDQSIVIQFNDEQLFGGHCITLPITADFQLGKCSI, from the coding sequence ATGAAACAATTAACGGTTGAGAGTTTTGTTGAACAGAAAAGCAAATCAAAAGTCACCGTCAACATTACTCCCGAATTGCTCAAACGAGATGGTTTTGCTCAAGATTTAAGTTCTGAACAAGATAACTCTTCAGTTGTCGAATTGTCCACATTCAATGCCACGACTTCAATCTGGGATCAAGAGGTTAAGGTGTCTTTTGACGGTAATGAAATTGAGAAAAAGTCAACTTTTATCGAATTTATTAATCTTCGGTTACAAGATATTGAATCCAGTAAAGAGCTTATTCAGAAGAGGCTAGTAGTCGATTTGCTTGAATTGAAAAACACTGTCTGGATTGATGATCGACAATTAAGCGCTGAAGAGTTTATCAATAAGCTAAGTTTTTCTGAAATAGTTTTCTACGTTGATCAAAGTATCGTTATCCAATTTAATGATGAACAGCTTTTTGGCGGACACTGCATTACTTTGCCGATAACAGCTGATTTCCAATTAGGAAAGTGCTCAATCTGA
- a CDS encoding serine hydrolase domain-containing protein: MTKNRKTLIIRIILFGGTIVSLFFVPWLLVKAWILPLPDTIQGQLEQAIGHGFDGIIVHVNQADQPHQYFASGWHNKAAEIPAKPDALFKIASISKLYDAVAVTKMVSAGRLSLDKSIADYLPELADRIEHADKITLKLMIQHRSGIPNFTDTPNFWAAPTGTYEESLALILDKPANFEPGEDYEYCNSNYLLINKIMDIELGYDNFQFIQEEVLDPLQLKRTFSSVSEVNIKEVMSGYHVGYPHDLKENDYGMHATAADVGAFLRALNDGSLFEGEEREIYASIYEYKHAGWVPGYQSFAEYYEEVDAVIVAFYSTTDAKLYNWNLSEIINSRIVKILRKQQQSS, from the coding sequence ATGACCAAAAACCGAAAAACACTAATCATCAGAATCATCCTGTTTGGTGGGACAATCGTTTCCTTGTTCTTCGTCCCTTGGCTTTTGGTGAAAGCATGGATACTCCCACTACCGGATACGATTCAGGGTCAATTAGAGCAGGCTATTGGACATGGTTTTGATGGCATTATTGTTCATGTAAACCAGGCGGATCAACCCCATCAGTACTTCGCGTCTGGTTGGCACAATAAAGCAGCTGAAATACCTGCTAAGCCTGATGCGCTTTTTAAGATTGCCAGTATCAGTAAGCTATATGATGCCGTGGCAGTCACTAAAATGGTGAGTGCAGGAAGGCTATCGTTAGATAAATCGATTGCTGATTATCTACCTGAGTTGGCGGACAGGATCGAGCATGCAGACAAAATCACCTTGAAGCTGATGATTCAGCACAGAAGTGGCATTCCCAATTTCACGGATACTCCCAATTTTTGGGCTGCTCCAACAGGGACTTATGAAGAGAGTCTGGCATTGATCCTGGACAAACCCGCCAACTTCGAACCAGGTGAAGACTATGAGTACTGTAATTCGAATTATCTATTGATCAATAAGATCATGGACATTGAATTGGGGTATGACAACTTTCAATTCATCCAGGAAGAAGTATTAGACCCCCTTCAACTCAAACGTACTTTTAGCTCCGTAAGTGAGGTGAATATCAAGGAGGTGATGAGTGGCTACCATGTAGGTTACCCTCATGATTTAAAGGAAAATGATTATGGTATGCATGCTACCGCAGCGGATGTGGGTGCTTTTCTGAGGGCATTGAACGATGGATCATTATTTGAAGGAGAGGAGCGAGAAATCTACGCATCAATTTATGAGTATAAACATGCTGGCTGGGTTCCGGGCTACCAGAGTTTTGCGGAATATTATGAAGAGGTAGATGCTGTGATAGTTGCATTCTATAGTACAACAGATGCCAAGCTTTACAATTGGAACTTGTCAGAAATCATCAATAGCAGGATCGTGAAGATCTTGAGAAAACAACAGCAATCGTCATAA